The Chitinophagales bacterium genome has a segment encoding these proteins:
- a CDS encoding type I polyketide synthase has translation MDSNNNANNFPKNTVAIVGIGLRLPGDIQYLSDFWTALINKKDLLTTIPENRFPNLNQYIDANRGKGKMVTKRGGFLSNIQNFDANFFNIAPTEAEKLDPQQRLLLETAFEAFEDAGIRLEDMYGSNTGVYCGSWSNDFEHKMAKSNYDIDAYTTTGSGRYALSGRLSYFFNIQGPSLTIDTACSTSIVALHTAIQSLKLNEIDTALVGAVNLIQDPFVSIGYSRSSLLSDYGECRFGNLNASGYVRSEAAVTIVIKRLEDAIKDNNFIHAVVLGSACNSDGHAHKYMLAPSDITQKIMLDKAIKSANIKSNQIQFVEAHGTGTKAGDKAELNSIWNAFDDGNRNEILVGSVKSNLGHTEAVAGLVGLVKTCLAIQHKKIPANLHFLEPNNLVDWTKVKIKIPTTVHDWPNPNQPLIAGVNTFGITGTNAHAIIQEAPNILLDKSDEIHRLKYILPISANDKSALQEYLKLYDDAITAENYINYTKNIAFHKANLKERLAISFTNYQELQSTLQNAINNIDDENIIHGFSEDINQKIVFVFPGQGSQWLGMALNLYQNEIVFKQTIDECTTAFAKYTNWNLIDILNTNDEDLFQQIDIVQPTLVAVEIALAKWWMSLGIQPFAVVGHSMGEVAAAYIANTISLDAAAKIICNRSQLMKQKRGEGAMAYIALSVAETQQLIGDKSDEVAIAVVNSPNSTVISGDTNAIQQIVDLATTKDIFARLIKVDVASHSQQMDSVLNDLNDALIHLDNKNSNIPFYSTVEATLLNGENLDANYWLKNLRNTVQFGKTIQQLIDDGATIFIEMSPHPVLTQAVQENIEAKQSNATTIYSLEKNKNETVILYNNLCAAYCNGVAPNWKKFYGTYYEKIELPNYPWQKEYYWLEDNTTQLQKDSQLTQALLTQLSFDDTITPTYLYQSAISIDAFPFLQDHKIAEAIVFPATAFLEIVNEVAQQSFQLDSFSLQDVFIEKALHLNEDTTTILHTIIQKEIENSYIIKMYSIVNDEKVIHFSAILNAKAISNNDRLITNLSDKQTIDKTQHYELTQKIKLPYGNAFQNILKIEYSNNIFISNAIINTNEFITHPALLDVALQTILPAVYLKTDQTFVPSKIAHYNFYQKPVSNQWQIEVQIQSENTKNIIADVFIYENNQLIIACVGVAFINIDEQNNSNQTSVFYQTNWELFSLDETKTTSDICFIIHNEHHLLPQLKSLNNIKLIEYNELNDIDTLLKETITNNFVFVPYIATFNENNININVYDDFLLVAQAIIKLNVPCRFWCITQNANGNQINPIQHALQNFMGVFWNEHYELKPSIIDIDNIASLDVVPTIIANATNENNFKIANQQVFVARLDNIEITNLQTTNQLISVSNHSFLVDIEEKGIINNLLYRKTNLPQPKANEVIIENNALGINFMNLMSVLGIYPGKENGFATLGIECVGKVIAKGNEVNHLNIGDTVFGMAYHTMASHVIANANALRKMPNSITIEDAATIPTVFLTAFYALVELAKINQGDKVLIHAATGGVGLAAIQIAKYYGAEIYATAGTAEKRSYLKNIGINHIYNSRDTDFYNQILADTNNQGIDIVLNSLTGEAMLKSMQLLKSFGRFIEIGKKDIYNNEKLGLFVFNNALSYHMVDLEKMLFEKPEYLGELLQEIVLMLQQGDIKPLPKTVFSIQEAKEAFNYLNKSQHIGKVVVINQYDQNLQIQDNNDLIIDSNASYLLSGGYGGLGLSFLNFLFDKGARHFILLGRSGANETAQQQINLLQQKGVTIQIIQTDISDLDKIKNIINNIEDTLPLKGVFHLAGILDDAAIANMTTTQLHNVLSPKLKGAINLHHATKHIPLDYFVLFSSSSTMFGSPGQANYVLANAFMNGLAIYRKQQNLTALSINWGTVADVGLAAQESNRADRLKTEGIAPLTTNECTHYFEQIVQTNTTNIGCFNFNIEKWQNNYSSALHNSFYNNLRDNVTINETNTTTQSFVASLQLLETEEEQLESIEQKIKDLVHQVTKINLDKIQTLATFKSFGIDSLMSIQLKNLLEKVFEIPLSVTGFWTYPTIKQYAVFVIEKLNIDNDIIENIKVTTNQVEIVEVEINNATTNDNNTSTESIDDELDDLSKLLDDELNAL, from the coding sequence ATGGATAGTAATAATAATGCTAATAACTTTCCTAAAAATACTGTAGCTATTGTAGGTATTGGACTACGATTACCTGGAGATATTCAATATTTATCTGACTTTTGGACTGCACTCATCAATAAAAAAGATTTACTCACTACTATTCCAGAAAACAGATTTCCTAACCTTAATCAATATATTGATGCTAATAGAGGCAAAGGTAAAATGGTTACCAAAAGAGGTGGATTTCTAAGCAATATTCAAAATTTTGATGCTAATTTTTTTAATATAGCACCAACCGAAGCAGAAAAACTCGATCCACAACAACGATTATTACTAGAAACTGCTTTCGAAGCATTTGAAGATGCAGGTATTCGACTAGAAGATATGTATGGAAGCAATACTGGTGTCTATTGTGGTAGTTGGTCTAACGATTTTGAGCATAAAATGGCAAAATCAAATTATGATATAGATGCCTATACAACTACAGGTAGCGGACGATACGCACTCTCAGGTCGTTTGTCTTATTTTTTTAATATTCAAGGGCCTTCGCTAACTATAGATACTGCTTGCTCTACTTCTATAGTTGCCTTACATACTGCAATACAAAGCTTAAAGTTAAATGAAATTGATACAGCACTTGTCGGAGCAGTTAATTTAATTCAAGATCCATTTGTTTCCATTGGTTATTCTCGTTCTAGCTTACTTTCCGATTATGGCGAGTGTCGTTTTGGAAACTTAAATGCAAGTGGTTATGTTCGAAGCGAAGCAGCAGTTACTATTGTAATTAAAAGATTAGAAGATGCTATAAAAGATAATAACTTTATTCATGCAGTAGTTTTAGGTAGTGCTTGTAATTCAGATGGTCATGCACATAAATATATGCTTGCTCCAAGTGATATTACTCAAAAAATTATGTTGGATAAAGCTATTAAAAGTGCAAATATAAAATCTAATCAAATTCAATTTGTAGAAGCTCATGGCACTGGAACTAAAGCTGGAGATAAAGCAGAACTCAATAGTATTTGGAATGCTTTTGATGATGGAAACAGAAATGAAATATTGGTTGGTTCTGTTAAATCTAATCTTGGTCATACTGAAGCTGTTGCAGGTTTAGTAGGTTTGGTTAAGACTTGTTTAGCTATTCAACATAAAAAAATTCCTGCTAATTTACATTTTTTAGAACCTAATAATTTGGTCGATTGGACTAAAGTTAAAATTAAAATTCCTACTACAGTTCACGATTGGCCAAATCCAAATCAACCTTTAATTGCTGGTGTAAATACTTTTGGCATTACAGGTACTAATGCTCATGCTATCATTCAAGAAGCACCAAATATTCTTTTAGATAAATCAGATGAAATTCATCGACTAAAATACATTTTACCAATTTCTGCAAATGATAAATCAGCTTTACAAGAATATTTAAAATTATATGATGATGCAATTACAGCAGAAAATTATATCAATTATACCAAAAATATTGCGTTTCATAAAGCTAATCTTAAAGAACGATTAGCCATTTCGTTTACGAATTATCAAGAACTACAATCAACATTACAAAATGCTATTAATAATATAGATGATGAAAATATAATTCATGGTTTTTCTGAAGATATCAACCAAAAAATAGTATTTGTATTTCCAGGTCAAGGTTCGCAATGGTTGGGAATGGCTTTAAATTTATACCAAAATGAAATAGTCTTTAAACAAACTATTGATGAATGTACAACTGCTTTTGCTAAATATACCAATTGGAATTTAATTGATATTTTAAATACGAATGATGAAGATTTATTCCAACAAATAGATATCGTTCAACCAACCTTAGTTGCTGTTGAAATTGCTTTGGCTAAATGGTGGATGAGTTTGGGTATTCAACCTTTTGCTGTTGTTGGACATAGCATGGGTGAAGTAGCTGCTGCTTATATTGCCAATACTATTTCGTTAGATGCTGCTGCTAAAATCATTTGTAATCGTAGTCAATTGATGAAGCAAAAACGAGGCGAAGGTGCTATGGCATATATTGCGTTAAGTGTAGCAGAAACACAACAACTTATTGGCGACAAATCTGATGAAGTGGCTATTGCTGTGGTGAATAGTCCAAATTCTACAGTAATTAGTGGCGATACCAACGCTATTCAGCAAATAGTAGATTTGGCTACTACAAAAGATATTTTTGCAAGATTAATTAAGGTTGATGTTGCTTCTCATAGTCAACAAATGGATAGTGTTTTAAACGATTTGAATGATGCACTCATTCATTTAGATAATAAAAATTCAAATATTCCTTTTTATTCTACTGTAGAAGCTACTTTGTTAAATGGAGAAAATTTAGATGCTAATTATTGGTTGAAGAATTTAAGAAATACAGTACAATTTGGTAAAACTATTCAACAATTAATAGATGATGGAGCTACAATTTTTATAGAGATGAGTCCACATCCAGTTTTAACACAAGCTGTTCAAGAAAATATAGAAGCTAAACAGAGTAATGCTACAACAATCTATTCGTTAGAAAAAAATAAAAATGAAACAGTTATTTTATATAATAATCTGTGTGCAGCATATTGTAATGGCGTAGCACCAAATTGGAAAAAATTCTATGGCACTTACTACGAAAAAATAGAGTTACCCAATTATCCTTGGCAAAAAGAATATTACTGGTTAGAAGATAATACAACACAATTACAAAAAGATAGTCAGCTAACACAAGCACTATTAACTCAATTATCTTTCGATGATACCATTACGCCAACTTATTTATATCAGTCTGCAATTAGTATAGATGCATTTCCTTTTTTACAAGACCACAAAATTGCAGAGGCAATTGTTTTTCCTGCAACAGCTTTCTTGGAAATTGTTAATGAAGTGGCTCAACAGAGTTTTCAATTAGATAGCTTTTCATTACAAGATGTATTTATTGAAAAAGCATTACACTTAAATGAAGATACTACAACTATCTTACATACTATTATCCAAAAAGAGATTGAAAATAGTTATATAATTAAAATGTATTCTATTGTTAATGATGAAAAAGTAATACATTTTAGTGCTATACTTAATGCAAAAGCTATTAGTAATAATGATAGACTTATCACTAATTTATCAGACAAACAAACTATTGATAAAACACAACACTACGAGCTTACACAAAAAATAAAATTACCTTATGGTAATGCATTTCAAAATATATTAAAAATTGAATATAGTAATAATATATTTATATCAAATGCAATAATTAATACAAATGAATTTATTACGCATCCAGCTTTATTAGATGTTGCTTTACAAACTATATTGCCAGCAGTTTATTTAAAAACAGACCAAACTTTTGTTCCAAGCAAAATTGCTCACTATAATTTCTATCAAAAACCAGTAAGCAATCAATGGCAAATCGAAGTTCAAATTCAATCAGAAAATACAAAAAATATTATTGCTGATGTATTTATATATGAAAACAATCAACTAATTATAGCTTGTGTTGGCGTAGCGTTTATTAATATTGATGAACAAAATAATAGCAATCAAACTTCAGTATTTTATCAAACTAATTGGGAATTATTTTCGCTTGATGAAACAAAAACTACTTCAGATATTTGTTTTATTATTCACAACGAACATCATTTATTACCACAGCTAAAATCACTTAATAATATTAAGTTGATAGAATATAATGAACTCAATGATATAGATACATTATTAAAAGAGACAATTACAAACAACTTTGTATTTGTTCCATATATTGCTACATTCAATGAAAATAACATCAATATAAATGTATATGATGATTTTTTATTAGTTGCTCAAGCTATTATCAAATTAAATGTACCTTGTCGATTTTGGTGTATCACGCAAAATGCAAACGGCAATCAAATTAATCCAATACAACATGCACTACAAAATTTTATGGGTGTTTTTTGGAATGAACACTACGAACTAAAACCATCTATTATTGATATTGACAATATTGCATCGTTAGATGTAGTGCCAACAATAATTGCCAATGCTACGAATGAAAACAATTTTAAAATTGCCAATCAACAAGTTTTTGTTGCAAGATTAGACAATATAGAGATAACAAATCTACAAACTACAAATCAACTAATTTCTGTTTCAAATCATAGTTTTTTAGTAGATATAGAAGAAAAAGGTATAATTAATAATTTATTATATAGAAAAACGAATTTACCACAACCTAAAGCCAACGAAGTTATTATAGAAAATAATGCTTTAGGTATTAACTTCATGAATTTAATGTCGGTATTAGGAATTTATCCAGGCAAGGAAAATGGCTTTGCTACATTAGGTATTGAGTGTGTAGGTAAAGTTATAGCTAAAGGCAATGAGGTCAATCATCTCAATATTGGCGATACTGTTTTTGGAATGGCTTATCATACTATGGCAAGTCATGTTATAGCAAATGCAAATGCACTTAGAAAAATGCCAAATAGTATTACAATCGAAGATGCTGCTACGATTCCTACGGTTTTCTTAACTGCATTTTATGCTTTGGTTGAGTTAGCTAAAATCAATCAAGGCGATAAAGTGTTAATTCATGCTGCAACAGGTGGCGTTGGTTTAGCGGCTATTCAAATTGCAAAATATTACGGTGCAGAAATTTATGCTACTGCTGGTACTGCTGAAAAAAGAAGTTATCTAAAAAATATAGGTATTAATCATATTTATAATTCAAGAGATACTGATTTCTATAATCAAATTCTTGCAGATACCAATAATCAAGGTATAGATATTGTATTGAATTCACTTACTGGTGAAGCGATGTTAAAGAGTATGCAATTACTCAAAAGCTTTGGTCGTTTTATCGAAATTGGCAAAAAAGATATCTATAACAATGAGAAATTAGGTTTGTTCGTTTTCAATAATGCATTAAGTTACCATATGGTAGATTTAGAAAAAATGCTATTTGAGAAACCTGAATATTTAGGAGAATTGCTTCAAGAAATTGTACTTATGCTTCAACAAGGTGATATTAAACCTTTGCCTAAAACAGTGTTTAGTATTCAAGAAGCTAAAGAGGCATTCAACTATTTGAATAAGTCGCAACATATTGGAAAAGTTGTAGTGATTAATCAATACGACCAAAACTTACAAATTCAAGATAACAACGATTTAATTATTGATAGCAATGCTTCGTACTTACTAAGTGGTGGTTATGGTGGACTTGGATTGAGTTTTCTTAATTTCTTGTTTGATAAAGGTGCAAGGCATTTTATACTCTTAGGACGAAGTGGTGCTAATGAAACTGCTCAACAGCAAATTAATTTACTACAACAAAAAGGTGTTACCATTCAAATTATACAAACAGATATTAGTGATTTAGATAAGATAAAAAACATTATCAATAATATAGAAGATACGCTTCCTTTAAAAGGTGTTTTTCATCTGGCTGGAATTTTAGATGATGCTGCTATTGCTAATATGACTACTACGCAATTGCATAATGTGCTAAGTCCAAAATTAAAAGGTGCTATAAATCTACATCATGCAACTAAACATATTCCATTAGACTATTTCGTATTATTTAGTTCTTCATCTACTATGTTTGGTTCTCCAGGTCAAGCCAATTATGTTTTGGCTAATGCATTTATGAATGGATTAGCAATTTATAGAAAACAACAAAATCTAACAGCATTGTCCATTAATTGGGGAACTGTGGCTGATGTTGGTTTGGCTGCTCAAGAAAGTAATAGAGCAGATAGATTGAAAACAGAAGGCATTGCTCCTTTAACAACCAACGAGTGTACACATTATTTTGAACAAATAGTACAAACAAATACTACCAATATTGGTTGCTTTAATTTTAATATTGAGAAATGGCAAAATAATTATAGTAGTGCATTACATAATTCGTTTTATAATAATTTAAGAGATAATGTTACTATAAATGAAACGAATACTACTACGCAAAGTTTTGTTGCATCACTACAATTATTAGAAACCGAAGAAGAACAACTAGAAAGCATCGAACAAAAAATTAAAGACTTAGTACATCAAGTTACTAAAATCAATCTCGATAAAATTCAAACATTAGCTACATTCAAATCTTTTGGTATTGATTCTTTAATGTCCATTCAACTTAAAAATTTATTAGAAAAAGTATTTGAAATTCCATTATCAGTTACTGGATTTTGGACATATCCTACAATAAAACAATATGCTGTTTTTGTTATTGAAAAATTAAATATTGATAATGATATAATAGAAAATATTAAAGTTACTACAAATCAAGTGGAAATTGTTGAAGTAGAAATAAATAATGCAACTACTAACGATAACAACACTTCTACAGAGAGTATAGATGATGAATTAGACGACCTAAGTAAATTATTAGATGACGAGTTAAACGCATTATAA
- a CDS encoding SDR family NAD(P)-dependent oxidoreductase — translation MSDQEKYKQQIKDALTAIQKLKQQLKKEQEKNNQSIAIVGVALRLPGNVNSMQDYWQLLLNNIDAIEDIPNSRFNTNELYSDKNDIGKINIKQGGYLNNIDLFDGNYFDISRVELESLDPQQRLLLELSVEALENAGININSLNNSATGVFTGITNVDYQEKHFRSGNYQLVNPYSYSGSAYCATSGRISYLLGLQGPSVAIDTACSSSLVATHLACQSLRNNECDLALVGAANLILEPELTMYFSHLNALSATSRCQPFSNDANGFIRSEGAAVIILKRLNDAVQHKDNILATIKGSAVNQDGRSNGFTAPSVLAQTKLHQQTLQNAKLNAHQISFIEAHGTGTKIGDPIEVEAMANVYASTKSNDNPLYIASVKSNIGHTESVAGLAGMLKVILAMQNNLLPKNLHSQTLNQLINWNEYPIKVVQENTAWNVNEKYAAISGFGVTGTNAQVILSNYDSNNTNDTNLRKDIFVLPLSAKSETALINLTKKYIQFITESNIPIEEITAMTALRRAAYPIRKSFVATTKNDLLDAMQNFVDSNEVDDFKLVDEEENLKIVFVFPGQGAQFILMGKTLIQHEPVFKSALEECNTAFKNFVDWDIFEELDKTKNHRLEEIDVVQPLLVAIEIALAKLWQSKGVQPNAVIGHSMGEVAAAYIANIISLDDAAKIICYRSSLMKQASDKGAMLATDLSLNEAQEIVNANNGVAIAVVNSLNSLVLSGDKELVHQIQQDLENKGKFAKLVKVDVASHSNHMDEIKEVLEQKLGNIVTTNTAIDFYSTVDGDKIKGEQLNATYWKNNLRSTVQFHQATQKILSKGKCLFIEMSPHPTLLYALQQNISNSDIKSNAIGSFERDKNELQSFYNNIGLLYQTGYAFNWKTIYEDIASFVQLPNYAWQKERYWIDTVAKKSTAINTTRAIDYYKIDKIKIEEKINIQYKNILLFKDNSDEYIALSNLLQQQNITVTIADINDTVDFTNYDAIIHCRTWHKGEFSLYLECGVLSLQKIVKELDEKQINIPIYVITNGSFVLDIDKQVNLNSSILIGLIRTIQNEYSNIPIKQIDLPFNFITNDFNLVLNNLQINQNKEVCIRQNNIYKNKLQKIDKNQTIEKINFTTEGTHLITGGTSGLGLELAKYLSQKGATHIALISRSGLKEKTQEAINEIKANGTQVAVLKCDVTNKEQLQSTIATIETSMPTIIGVYHAAGFLKDGLLSLFAKDDFNNIIQTKSIAALHLHELFAEHNLEQFVLFSSIASILGTKAQANYNASNSFLNELAAFRRNNNQNAIAINWGNIGEVGLAAADEKRGNALQQIGMQAITVEELQLCFDKIFQYNLAEIIPVKLDFNLWSESYQSIKQNSFFANVVEQTVVEDKNKSSIQNATSLVQAKQIINEQIKQLVAKITKIATNKIKDDATFKSLGIDSLMALQLKDSLQDIFQLQLAVASIWANPTIEKYTNFIANELNLATQFTNDTIENNISDKNENQSVETMSLEELMNELNSKVNE, via the coding sequence ATGTCCGACCAAGAAAAATATAAACAACAAATTAAAGATGCACTTACTGCTATTCAAAAATTAAAGCAGCAACTAAAAAAAGAGCAAGAAAAAAATAATCAATCTATTGCTATTGTTGGTGTGGCTTTGCGTTTGCCAGGAAATGTAAACTCTATGCAAGATTATTGGCAACTACTACTCAATAATATAGATGCCATTGAAGATATTCCCAATAGTCGTTTTAATACAAATGAATTGTATAGTGATAAAAATGATATTGGTAAAATTAATATTAAACAAGGTGGTTACTTAAATAACATCGACTTATTTGATGGCAACTACTTTGATATTTCTAGAGTAGAATTAGAAAGTTTAGATCCACAACAAAGATTATTGTTAGAACTTTCTGTTGAAGCTTTAGAGAATGCAGGCATTAATATTAACAGTTTAAATAATTCGGCTACTGGTGTGTTTACTGGAATTACCAATGTCGATTATCAAGAAAAACATTTTAGAAGTGGCAACTATCAATTGGTTAATCCATATTCGTATTCTGGTAGTGCTTATTGTGCAACTTCTGGTAGAATTTCTTATTTGCTAGGATTACAAGGTCCTTCTGTTGCTATTGATACTGCTTGCTCTTCTTCATTAGTTGCTACGCATTTGGCTTGTCAAAGTTTAAGAAATAACGAATGTGATTTAGCTTTAGTTGGTGCTGCTAACTTAATTCTCGAACCAGAATTAACCATGTACTTTTCACATCTCAATGCATTGTCTGCTACTTCAAGATGTCAGCCTTTTTCAAATGATGCTAATGGTTTTATTCGTTCTGAAGGTGCTGCTGTAATTATATTAAAAAGATTAAATGATGCTGTTCAACACAAGGACAATATCTTAGCAACTATCAAAGGTTCTGCTGTCAATCAAGATGGAAGAAGCAACGGATTCACTGCTCCAAGTGTGCTTGCTCAAACAAAATTGCATCAACAAACATTGCAAAATGCAAAATTAAATGCTCATCAAATTTCTTTTATCGAAGCACATGGTACGGGTACTAAAATTGGAGATCCTATAGAAGTCGAAGCAATGGCAAATGTGTATGCTTCTACAAAATCAAATGATAATCCATTATATATTGCTTCTGTTAAATCAAATATAGGTCATACAGAAAGTGTTGCTGGATTGGCTGGAATGCTTAAAGTTATTCTAGCAATGCAAAATAATTTATTGCCTAAAAATTTACACAGTCAAACACTCAATCAATTAATTAATTGGAACGAATATCCAATAAAAGTAGTACAAGAAAATACTGCGTGGAATGTAAATGAAAAATATGCTGCTATAAGTGGTTTTGGTGTTACAGGAACTAATGCTCAAGTAATTTTATCTAATTATGATAGTAATAATACGAATGATACTAATTTAAGGAAAGATATTTTTGTATTGCCTTTGTCTGCAAAATCAGAAACTGCATTAATTAATTTAACTAAAAAATATATTCAATTTATTACTGAAAGTAATATTCCTATAGAAGAAATTACAGCAATGACGGCTTTGCGAAGAGCTGCTTATCCTATTAGAAAAAGTTTTGTTGCTACAACTAAAAATGATTTGTTAGATGCTATGCAAAATTTCGTCGATTCAAATGAAGTCGATGATTTTAAATTGGTTGATGAAGAAGAAAATTTAAAAATTGTTTTTGTATTTCCTGGTCAAGGTGCTCAGTTTATTTTAATGGGAAAAACATTAATACAACACGAACCAGTTTTTAAATCAGCTTTGGAAGAATGCAATACGGCGTTTAAAAATTTTGTGGATTGGGATATTTTTGAAGAACTAGACAAAACCAAGAACCATCGCTTAGAGGAAATTGATGTGGTGCAACCTTTGTTAGTGGCTATAGAAATTGCTTTGGCTAAGTTGTGGCAAAGTAAAGGTGTTCAACCAAATGCTGTTATTGGTCACAGTATGGGCGAAGTTGCTGCTGCTTATATTGCCAATATTATTTCTTTGGATGATGCTGCAAAAATTATTTGTTATCGTAGTAGTTTAATGAAACAGGCGAGTGACAAAGGTGCGATGTTGGCTACCGATTTATCGTTGAATGAAGCTCAAGAAATTGTCAATGCTAATAATGGTGTAGCAATTGCTGTGGTTAATAGTTTAAATAGTTTAGTACTTTCTGGCGACAAAGAATTGGTGCATCAAATACAACAGGATTTAGAAAATAAAGGCAAATTTGCAAAATTAGTTAAGGTTGATGTCGCTTCGCATAGCAATCACATGGACGAAATTAAAGAAGTATTAGAACAAAAACTAGGCAATATTGTTACAACAAATACTGCAATCGATTTTTATTCTACTGTAGATGGTGATAAAATTAAAGGCGAACAACTCAATGCTACCTATTGGAAAAATAATTTGCGAAGTACAGTTCAATTTCATCAAGCAACACAAAAAATATTAAGTAAGGGAAAATGCTTGTTTATAGAAATGAGTCCGCATCCAACTTTATTATACGCACTACAACAAAATATTAGTAATTCAGATATTAAATCTAATGCAATTGGTAGTTTTGAAAGAGATAAAAATGAACTACAATCGTTTTACAACAATATTGGATTATTGTATCAAACAGGTTATGCATTTAATTGGAAAACAATCTATGAAGACATTGCTTCGTTTGTGCAATTACCTAATTATGCTTGGCAAAAAGAACGCTATTGGATAGATACAGTGGCTAAAAAATCTACAGCAATAAATACTACAAGGGCTATAGACTATTATAAGATAGACAAAATAAAAATAGAAGAAAAAATAAATATACAATATAAAAATATATTATTATTTAAAGATAATAGTGATGAATATATTGCATTAAGTAATTTATTACAGCAACAAAATATTACTGTTACGATTGCTGATATTAATGATACAGTCGATTTTACCAACTACGATGCTATTATTCATTGTAGAACTTGGCATAAAGGCGAGTTTAGTTTGTATTTAGAATGTGGTGTTTTATCGCTACAAAAAATTGTAAAGGAATTAGACGAAAAACAAATTAATATTCCAATTTATGTAATTACCAACGGAAGTTTTGTTTTGGATATTGATAAACAAGTCAACTTAAATTCTTCTATACTAATTGGTTTGATTAGAACTATTCAAAACGAGTACAGCAATATTCCTATTAAACAAATTGACTTACCTTTTAATTTTATTACCAACGATTTTAATTTGGTTTTGAACAATCTTCAAATTAATCAAAATAAAGAAGTATGTATAAGACAAAATAATATTTATAAGAATAAATTACAAAAAATAGATAAAAATCAAACCATCGAAAAAATTAATTTTACTACAGAAGGTACTCATTTAATTACTGGTGGTACAAGTGGTTTGGGTTTAGAGTTAGCTAAATATTTAAGTCAAAAAGGTGCTACACATATCGCACTGATTAGCAGAAGTGGACTTAAAGAAAAAACACAAGAAGCTATCAATGAAATAAAAGCCAATGGTACGCAAGTTGCTGTTTTAAAATGTGATGTTACGAACAAGGAACAATTACAATCTACTATTGCAACCATAGAAACTTCTATGCCAACAATTATTGGTGTGTATCATGCAGCAGGATTTTTAAAAGATGGATTGCTAAGTTTATTCGCAAAAGATGATTTTAATAATATTATTCAAACTAAATCAATTGCAGCTTTGCATCTACACGAATTGTTTGCAGAGCATAATTTGGAACAGTTTGTTTTGTTTTCGTCTATCGCAAGTATTTTAGGAACGAAAGCACAAGCTAATTACAATGCAAGTAATTCTTTTTTAAATGAATTAGCTGCTTTTAGAAGAAACAATAATCAAAATGCTATTGCTATTAATTGGGGAAATATTGGAGAAGTTGGCTTAGCTGCTGCTGATGAAAAAAGAGGCAATGCACTACAACAAATAGGTATGCAGGCGATTACTGTTGAGGAACTCCAACTGTGTTTCGATAAAATTTTTCAGTACAATTTAGCTGAGATTATTCCAGTAAAATTAGATTTTAATTTGTGGTCTGAAAGTTATCAATCAATCAAACAAAATTCGTTTTTTGCTAATGTTGTTGAACAAACAGTAGTAGAAGATAAAAATAAAAGCAGTATTCAAAATGCTACAAGTTTAGTACAAGCAAAGCAAATCATCAACGAACAAATTAAACAGTTGGTGGCTAAAATTACTAAGATTGCTACGAACAAAATTAAGGATGATGCTACTTTTAAATCCTTAGGAATTGATTCTCTAATGGCTTTACAATTGAAAGACTCACTACAAGATATTTTTCAATTGCAATTAGCAGTAGCCAGTATTTGGGCAAATCCTACAATAGAAAAATATACTAATTTTATAGCAAACGAATTAAATTTAGCTACGCAATTCACTAATGATACTATTGAAAATAATATATCAGATAAAAACGAAAATCAATCAGTAGAAACAATGAGTTTAGAAGAGTTAATGAACGAATTAAATAGTAAAGTCAATGAGTGA